A genome region from Trachemys scripta elegans isolate TJP31775 chromosome 2, CAS_Tse_1.0, whole genome shotgun sequence includes the following:
- the NOD1 gene encoding nucleotide-binding oligomerization domain-containing protein 1 isoform X2, with the protein MEGQSCANTEIIQQVASGSSPPPFLNLLKIHRELLVSKIRNTQCLFDNLIKNEYFSTEDAEIAAQFPTQADKVRKILDLVQSKGEEVSEYFIYILQEVSDAYYELQPWLDEIEFHPSQNIQNKPVVNTDPVSRYRQKLKYELARDTKFVMSYAQKEEMLLEETYAASLIELVSYTNESLGKVSCLEDLFDDRIGLINEDGETIYIFGDAGIGKSILLQKMQNLWARGELDVGAKFFFRFRCRMFSCFKENEAICLKDLLFKYNCYPDQDPEEVFNHILHFPHTALFTFDGFDEIHSDFDLSSIPEICSPNEPIHPLALLVNLLSGKVLKGSRKVLTARTGTEIHQNIIRKKVLLRGFSSNNLKEYTKKFFRDEECRVLMSNQLEANPSLCSLCSVPLFCWIIFKCFELFHSMFDSHELPNYSVTLTDVFLLMTEVHLNRTLKTNLLKKNTRSQVETFRSKKETLFSLGKIAHMGMEKSLFFFDQEEVTSLNMSEQDLHLGFLRTVHDCGGYGDQSFYEFLHLTLQSFFTALFLVTEEKLGTKELLKFFAECSSTETAQSTCFPISWVHKRSIGEDPFRNKEHFHFTNLFLCGLLSKDKEKLLRHLVSPAAIKRKRNALITYLLESMKFQLQSLMRAKLKGYKQIQVMPNFVWMLRCIYETQSEKLAKLTVRGMRANYIKLTYCNAYSSDCSAISFVMQHFQKHLGLDLDNNNINDYGVKQLLPCFNKLAVIRLSVNQITDHGVRVLYDELSKFKIVTTLGLYNNQITDVGAKYVARLIEECSSLTYVKIGANKITTEGGKCLALAIQKSKTMYDIGMWGNQVGDEGAKAFAEALRNHPTLTNVRLTKNAIDDDAAESFAEMLRVNKKLAHLWLIQNQITAKGAKYLSEALQENTTIKEICLNGNLINQEEAKAFANEERIICF; encoded by the exons ATGGAAGGTCAGTCTTGTGCTAACACAGAGATTATCCAGCAAGTAGCCTCCGGATCAAGTCCTCCACCCTTCCTTAACTTGCTGAAAATACATCGAGAACTTTTAGTCAGCAAAATCCGAAACACCCAGTGTTTGTTTGACAACTTGATTAAGAATGAATACTTCTCTACTGAAGATGCAGAGATTGCTGCACAGTTTCCTACTCAAGCCGacaag GTTCGTAAAATTCTGGATCTGGTTCAAAGCAAAGGAGAAGAAGTTTCAGAATATTTCATCTACATCCTGCAAGAAGTCTCTGATGCGTATTACGAACTACAGCCTTGGTTGGATGAAATAGAATTCCACCCTTCACAGAATATTCAAAATAAACCTGTTGTAAATACAGATCCAG TCAGCAGGTACCGtcagaaactcaaatatgaattGGCACGAGACACAAAGTTTGTTATGTCGTATGCTCAGAAGGAGGAAATGCTGCTGGAGGAAACCTATGCTGCTAGTCTTATCGAGCTGGTCAGTTATACCAATGAGAGCCTAGGCAAGGTGAGCTGCCTAGAAGATCTGTTTGATGATAGAATTGGGTTAATTAACGAAGATGGAGAGACGATCTACATCTTTGGTGATGCAGGTATTGGAAAATCCATTTTGCTGCAAAAGATGCAAAATCTTTGGGCCAGAGGAGAATTGGATGTAGGTGCCAAATTTTTCTTCCGGTTCAGGTGCAGGATGTTTAGCTGTTTTAAGGAGAATGAAGCCATCTGTTTGAAGGATCTCCTGTTCAAATACAACTGTTACCCAGACCAAGACCCCGAGGAGGTATTCAACCACATCCTGCACTTCCCTCATACAGCCCTCTTCACGTTTGATGGTTTTGATGAGATCCATTCCGACTTTGACTTGAGCAGCATCCCCGAGATCTGCTCACCCAATGAACCTATCCACCCTCTTGCCCTGTTGGTGAATCTTCTCAGTGGAAAGGTTCTTAAGGGATCAAGGAAAGTTCTGACAGCAAGGACAGGAACTGAGATCCATCAAAACATCATTAGGAAGAAAGTACTGCTCCGAGGGTTTTCCAGCAATAACTTgaaggaatacactaagaaattCTTCAGAGACGAGGAGTGTCGGGTATTGATGTCGAACCAGCTGGAAGCAAACCCCAGTCTCTGCAGTTTGTGTTCGGTGCCTTTGTTTTGTTGGATTATCTTTAAATGCTTTGAACTCTTCCATTCCATGTTTGACAGTCATGAGCTTCCAAACTACTCAGTTACACTCACAGATGTTTTTTTGCTCATGACTGAAGTTCACTTGAACCGAACTCTGAAAACAAATTTGCTGAAGAAGAACACCAGGAGCCAAGTGGAGACTTTCAGGTCAAAAAAGGAAACTCTGTTCTCTTTAGGTAAAATAGCACACATGGGGATGGAGAagtctctctttttctttgaCCAGGAGGAAGTCACATCCTTGAACATGTCAGAGCAGGATTTGCATCTGGGATTCCTCAGAACGGTTCATGACTGTGGTGGTTATGGAGACCAGTCCTTCTATGAGTTCTTACACTTGACCTTGCAGTCTTTTTTCACAGCTTTGTTCCTAGTTACTGAAGAGAAATTGGGTACAAAGGAGTTACTGAAGTTTTTCGCAGAGTGCTCTTCCACTGAGACTGCCCAGTCTACTTGTTTCCCTATTTCCTGGGTGCACAAACGCTCTATAGGAGAAGATCCTTTCCGAaataaagaacattttcactTCACCAATCTTTTCCTCTGTGGTCTGCTTTCCAAAGACAAGGAGAAGCTCCTCAGACATTTAGTTTCACCTGCAGCCATTAAGAGGAAAAGAAATGCGCTCATCACATATCTCTTGGAAAGCATGAAATTTCAATTGCAGAGCCTGATGCGGGCAAAACTTAAGGGTTATAAACAGATTCAGGTCATGCCCAATTTTGTTTGGATGCTGAGGTGCATTTATGAGACTCAAAGTGAAAAACTAGCCAAGCTGACTGTCAGGGGCATGAGGGCCAACTACATCAAACTCACCTATTGCAATGCCTATTCGTCGGACTGCAGCGCTATATCCTTTGTGATGCAGCACTTTCAGAAGCATCTGGGTCTGGATCTAGACAACAATAATATCAATGACTATGGAGTAAAACAACTTCTACCTTGTTTTAACAAGCTTGCGGTGATCAG GCTGAGTGTTAATCAGATCACAGATCATGGAGTAAGAGTACTATACGATGAGCTCTCCAAGTTCAAAATTGTGACTACCCTGGG CTTGTACAACAACCAAATTACTGATGTTGGAGCCAAATACGTTGCAAGACTCATTGAAGAATGTTCAAGCCTCACATATGTTAA AATAGGAGCAAACAAGATAACCACTGAAGGAGGGAAATGTCTTGCCCTTGCTATCCAGAAGAGCAAAACGATGTATGACATTGG GATGTGGGGTAACCAGGTTGGAGATGAAGGAGCGAAGGCATTTGCTGAGGCGCTGAGGAATCACCCCACCTTAACGAATGTGAG